From the genome of Candidatus Aminicenantes bacterium:
TAAAATCGACACCAAGAATATCCTGTTCATCGCCGGCGGCGCTTTCGTCGGCCTGGAAAAGATCATCCAGCGCCGGCTGAAGAAAAACCTGATCGGCTTCAACGCCAGCAACAAGGAGAAGGGGCGCCACTTCCGGGCCGATATCTTCGAGCACGTGCAGACCGAGGACCTGATCAAGTACGGCCTGATCCCCGAACTGGTCGGCCGCTTCTCGGTGACCGGCATCCTCAACGAGCTCGACAAGGAGCAGCTGTACCGCATCCTGCTCGAGCCCAAGGACTCGATCACCAAGCAATTCAAGGCCCTTTTCAAAATGGACGGTGTCGACCTGGAATTTTCCCAGGAAGCTTTGGAAAAGATCACCGCGCAGGCGCTCCACCGCGGCGTCGGCGCCCGGGGCCTGCGCGCCATTTTTGAAGAGATCATGCTTGATCTGATGTTTGAAATCCCTTCCAAGAAGGACTCGATCAGCAAGGTCGTCATCGACGGCGACTTCCTCAAAGACAAAAAATGGATCGCCTGAACAGCAAGGAACTGGTGTTGCCCCTCATCCCGCTGCGGGAGCTGGTCGCATTTCCCAACGTCATCGTGCCGATCCTGGTCGGCCGCGACAAGTCGGTCAACGCCCTGAAGGCGTCGCAGGCCCAGTACGGCGGATACATTTTCCTGGCCGCCCAGAAGAACCAGGCCACCGAGTCGCCGGCGATCGAGGAGATCTACGAGATCGGCACCATCGCCCGGATCGAGAAATCGGCCGAGCAGAACAACGGCAGTTTCCGCCTCGTCGTCCAGGGCTTGAAAAGGGGTCAGATCCTGCGCTATGCCGGCAGCGACGATTTCTACCTGGTGCGGCTGAGCGTTCTGGAGGGCATCAACGAGACCGGCAAGGACTTGCTGGAGCTTTCACGCAATCTGATCGCCTTGTTCGAGGAATACATCAACCTGAAACGGGTGCGCTTGCCGGGCATCATGACCCGCCTCAAACCCAGCCAGCTCGCCGACGCCTCCGACATCATCATCTCGATCATCAACATCCCGCTGAAGATCAAGCAGACGCTGCTAGAGGAATTGAACTCCTACACCCGCAGCGTCCGCGTCTTCAACATCCTGAAGAAGGAAGTGTTGTTGCTGCGCAGCCAGCGCGACCTCGAACCCGGCCTCAAGCGCGAGGAAGGGCAGGAGAGCGATTACGACGAGTACAAGAAGAAAATCGCGGCGGCCCGGCTGCCCGAATACGTCAAGACCCGGGCCGACGAGGAGTTGGAGCGCCTGGCGGCCATGCCCCCCTACTCGGCCGAAAGCACGGTCTCGCGCTACTACCTCGACTGGCTGCTGGCCATTCCCTGGAACAAGTTCAAGAAGGAAAACAAGGACATCAAGCGCGCCGCCCAGATCCTGGACGAGGACCACTACGGCCTGGTCAAGGTCAAGGATAGGATCCTGGATTACCTGGCCGTGCGCTTGCTGGTCAAGAAGTCCGAGGGGGAGATCATCTGCTTCGTCGGG
Proteins encoded in this window:
- a CDS encoding LON peptidase substrate-binding domain-containing protein produces the protein MDRLNSKELVLPLIPLRELVAFPNVIVPILVGRDKSVNALKASQAQYGGYIFLAAQKNQATESPAIEEIYEIGTIARIEKSAEQNNGSFRLVVQGLKRGQILRYAGSDDFYLVRLSVLEGINETGKDLLELSRNLIALFEEYINLKRVRLPGIMTRLKPSQLADASDIIISIINIPLKIKQTLLEELNSYTRSVRVFNILKKEVLLLRSQRDLEPGLKREEGQESDYDEYKKKIAAARLPEYVKTRADEELERLAAMPPYSAESTVSRYYLDWLLAIPWNKFKKENKDIKRAAQILDEDHYGLVKVKDRILDYLAVRLLVKKSEGEIICFVG